A stretch of the uncultured Trichococcus sp. genome encodes the following:
- a CDS encoding Na/Pi cotransporter family protein, with amino-acid sequence MDWQSMLFQFFGGLGIFLFGLKYMGDGLQRSAGDNLRNILNKFTSTPLRSVLAGILVTVLIQSSSGTTVLAVGLVSAGFMNLEQAIGVIMGANIGTTITAFIIGFHVGAYALPIMAIGAMLLFFTKNSFMNSIGQIIFGFGCLFYGLDLMGTGMEPLEQLPQFRSLMTDLSDHPFYGVLAGTGMTLVVQSSSATVGILQELYSQNSIALDAALPILFGNNIGTTITAILAAIGASLPAKRAAASHVIFNLTGTAFILLILAPFTVVLTNLSTALNLNPAMQLAFAHGLFNVLNVLIQMWFIHQLAVLVTKMVPGEERIVKYDATNLDYTIIQTSPSVALNQAKLEVEQMGSFVTDEFHAAYKYYLDHNDLYKQDTLQLEEIVNTIDYKLTEYLTFISREELPFHSSNDHAIMIDITKYLERIGDHCENIVRNIEDATKAAKRDIRTNKNQQDVQTILMDEELVNLFAIVERNVQEAIASYVQDNQLLAEKVIQREEEVNEAEQTIRERYIQRLNSGIGLPSEGILFIDIVSNLERISDHSVKIAKHTLGTRYPYQRLSRRFIRKTEQAYAEAIVKAASLDK; translated from the coding sequence ATGGATTGGCAAAGTATGTTATTCCAATTTTTTGGTGGGTTAGGCATTTTTTTATTCGGATTGAAATACATGGGGGATGGCTTGCAGCGTAGTGCAGGAGACAATTTACGCAATATTTTGAACAAATTTACTTCCACCCCTTTACGATCGGTATTGGCCGGAATTTTGGTGACCGTATTGATCCAAAGCAGTTCAGGAACGACCGTCCTGGCCGTTGGATTGGTCAGTGCCGGATTTATGAATCTGGAACAAGCCATTGGGGTCATCATGGGAGCGAACATCGGGACGACGATCACAGCTTTCATCATCGGGTTCCACGTAGGTGCCTACGCACTTCCGATCATGGCAATAGGGGCCATGCTGCTCTTCTTCACAAAAAATTCTTTCATGAACAGTATCGGCCAAATAATTTTCGGTTTCGGCTGTCTTTTCTATGGGTTGGACTTGATGGGTACAGGTATGGAACCACTTGAACAACTTCCTCAGTTCAGATCTTTGATGACGGATCTTTCCGACCATCCATTCTATGGTGTACTTGCTGGTACCGGAATGACTCTAGTAGTTCAAAGTTCCAGTGCCACGGTCGGCATTCTGCAGGAACTGTATTCCCAAAACAGCATTGCCTTGGACGCGGCATTGCCGATTTTGTTCGGTAATAACATCGGTACAACAATAACCGCAATCCTCGCCGCAATCGGGGCCAGCTTGCCCGCAAAACGTGCCGCCGCTTCCCATGTCATCTTCAATCTGACAGGGACCGCTTTCATCCTGCTTATTTTGGCTCCATTCACTGTCGTTTTAACGAACTTATCAACAGCATTGAATCTCAATCCCGCCATGCAGCTTGCCTTTGCACACGGCTTGTTCAATGTGTTGAACGTATTGATCCAGATGTGGTTCATCCACCAACTGGCTGTTTTGGTCACAAAAATGGTTCCCGGTGAAGAACGGATCGTAAAGTACGATGCCACCAATCTGGACTACACCATCATTCAAACTAGCCCTTCTGTTGCTTTGAATCAGGCTAAACTCGAAGTCGAACAGATGGGTTCTTTCGTCACGGATGAATTTCATGCGGCCTATAAGTATTATCTCGATCACAATGACCTTTACAAACAGGATACGCTCCAACTCGAAGAAATCGTCAATACCATCGACTACAAACTGACCGAATACTTGACCTTTATCTCGCGGGAAGAGCTTCCGTTCCATTCTTCAAACGATCATGCCATCATGATCGACATCACAAAGTATCTGGAACGTATCGGTGACCACTGTGAAAATATCGTCCGGAATATCGAAGATGCTACCAAGGCTGCCAAAAGGGACATCCGGACCAATAAAAATCAACAAGATGTACAAACAATTTTGATGGACGAAGAACTTGTCAACCTCTTCGCTATCGTTGAACGCAATGTCCAAGAGGCTATCGCTTCCTACGTCCAAGACAATCAGTTATTGGCAGAAAAAGTAATCCAGCGCGAAGAAGAAGTAAATGAAGCAGAACAGACGATCCGCGAGAGATATATCCAACGGTTGAACAGCGGAATCGGTTTGCCTTCCGAAGGCATCCTATTCATCGATATTGTCTCCAATCTGGAGCGCATCAGTGATCATTCCGTAAAAATCGCTAAACATACTTTAGGAACACGCTACCCTTACCAGAGGCTGAGTCGACGTTTCATCCGCAAAACGGAACAGGCCTACGCCGAGGCAATCGTCAAGGCAGCTTCTTTAGATAAATAA
- a CDS encoding ABC transporter ATP-binding protein, with the protein MKPNQPKRRGAKNAGKTTKRLLSYISQGHKFAFSLVLICILVSALANVAGSLFLKTLIDEYITPLLGVTNPVFTSMYRAIAMMAGIYMVGVVATYVYNILMVSISQGIQKKIRDELFAHMQSLPIRYFDTHAHGDVMSRYTNDIDTLRQMLSQSIPMAFSSLVTIISVFAAMLAVSLPLTLIVVLMVALSITVTKTIGGKSSVNFVKQQQTLGKVNGYIEEMMHGQKEVKVFGREAESKERFDKLNDELRESATNANIYANILMPILGNLGYLQYALIAMFGGAMAVAGFGGLTLGAIASFLQLSRSFTMPVNQISQQVSSIVMALAGAERIFELMDEQPELDEGTVTLVNATMVDDEVKEAENHTGLWAWKVPQPDGSVRYTKLTGDVRFFDVDFSYNPDKQILHDISLYAHPGEKIAFVGSTGAGKTTITNLINRFYDIQDGKIVYDGIDIADIKKNDLRRSLGIVLQDTNLFTGTILENIRYGNLHATDEEIYAAARLANADDFISRLPQGYQTVISGDGEGLSQGQKQLLSIARAAVADPPVMILDEATSSIDTRTESIVQRGMDALMHGRTVFVIAHRLSTIQNADVIMLMEQGQIIERGDHEKLISEQGKYYQLYTGAFELE; encoded by the coding sequence ATGAAGCCTAATCAACCAAAACGGCGCGGAGCCAAAAATGCCGGCAAAACGACAAAACGACTCCTGTCCTATATTTCCCAAGGACACAAATTCGCTTTTAGCCTTGTATTGATTTGTATCCTTGTCAGCGCGCTTGCAAATGTCGCCGGTTCGCTGTTCCTGAAGACGCTGATCGACGAATATATCACACCTTTACTTGGTGTAACCAATCCGGTCTTCACCAGCATGTACCGAGCGATCGCTATGATGGCCGGTATTTACATGGTCGGAGTCGTGGCGACGTATGTCTACAACATCCTGATGGTCTCGATTTCACAGGGAATCCAGAAAAAAATCCGTGATGAGCTGTTCGCGCATATGCAGTCCTTACCGATCAGGTACTTCGACACGCATGCGCATGGGGATGTCATGAGCCGCTATACCAACGATATCGATACTTTGCGCCAGATGCTTTCGCAAAGTATCCCGATGGCCTTTTCTTCCCTGGTCACGATCATCAGCGTATTCGCAGCGATGCTCGCAGTCAGCCTGCCGTTGACGCTCATCGTTGTTCTGATGGTGGCATTGTCGATCACCGTCACGAAAACAATCGGCGGCAAGAGCTCCGTCAACTTCGTCAAACAGCAGCAGACGCTCGGTAAAGTGAACGGTTATATCGAGGAAATGATGCATGGTCAGAAAGAAGTGAAAGTTTTCGGACGCGAAGCCGAATCCAAAGAACGCTTCGACAAACTCAACGACGAGTTGCGCGAGAGCGCGACGAACGCAAACATCTATGCAAATATCCTGATGCCGATTTTAGGAAATCTGGGATACCTGCAATACGCTTTAATCGCTATGTTCGGAGGCGCCATGGCTGTCGCAGGTTTCGGCGGACTGACATTGGGGGCGATCGCTTCCTTTCTGCAACTGAGCCGGTCCTTCACGATGCCGGTCAACCAAATTTCCCAACAAGTTTCATCGATTGTGATGGCTTTGGCGGGTGCTGAACGGATTTTCGAATTGATGGATGAACAACCGGAGTTGGATGAAGGAACCGTTACCTTGGTGAATGCAACCATGGTCGATGACGAAGTGAAGGAGGCCGAAAACCATACCGGACTTTGGGCATGGAAAGTGCCACAACCAGACGGATCGGTCCGCTACACGAAACTGACCGGTGATGTCCGATTCTTTGATGTCGACTTCTCCTACAATCCCGATAAACAGATTCTGCATGATATCAGCCTCTATGCCCATCCCGGTGAGAAAATCGCTTTCGTGGGATCTACGGGCGCCGGCAAGACGACCATCACAAACCTGATCAATCGCTTCTACGATATCCAGGACGGAAAAATCGTTTATGACGGCATCGATATCGCAGACATCAAGAAGAATGACCTGCGCCGTTCCTTGGGTATCGTGTTGCAAGACACCAACCTCTTCACCGGAACGATCCTGGAAAACATCCGATACGGCAATCTACATGCGACCGATGAAGAAATCTATGCGGCAGCGCGATTGGCGAATGCCGACGATTTCATCTCCCGTCTTCCGCAAGGATACCAAACCGTCATTTCCGGTGACGGTGAAGGCCTATCCCAGGGACAAAAACAATTGCTTTCGATTGCCCGTGCGGCCGTTGCCGATCCTCCCGTCATGATTTTGGATGAAGCGACTTCCAGCATCGACACAAGGACGGAATCGATCGTCCAGCGCGGCATGGATGCGTTGATGCACGGACGGACCGTCTTCGTCATCGCCCACCGCCTGTCCACGATCCAGAATGCGGATGTCATCATGCTGATGGAGCAAGGCCAGATCATCGAACGCGGTGATCATGAGAAACTGATC
- a CDS encoding ABC transporter ATP-binding protein, translating into MIKKLMGSIREYKKDSILAPIYVTLEVVLEVLIPFLMSMIIDRGVGQGDMPFIIRIGLILIVSTLFSLSFGVLSGLHAAKASAGFAKNIRKDMYYNIQDFSFSNIDQFSTSSLITRLTTDITNVQNSYQMIMRIMVRAPLMLVFSLLMALSINSELAMVFLGAIPFLGIGLYLIMSKAFPIFQKVFRTYDKLNRVVQENLYGIRVVKSFVREEHETEKFKSVSKKIYTDFTKAEKILAFNSPLMQFTMYASILTLSLLGARMIVSGSMTTGQLMSLITYASQILMSLMMISMVFVMVTISRASAERIVEVLSEESDLKNGSDPVMVIPDGSVSFEQVDFSYTNDPQKLALKNVSFSVKSGETVGIIGGTGSAKTSLVHLIPRLYDATGGTVKVGGVDVRDYDMQTLRGEVAMVLQKNILFSGTIKDNLRWGNPAATDEELMIAARQAQADEFIQRLPEGYDTYIEEGGTNVSGGQRQRLCIARALVKQPKILILDDSTSAVDTRTDSLIRTAFKEEIPNTTKFIIAQRISSVQDADKIIVMESGSINGIGTHDELLATNTIYQEVYYSQTKGGKIADEA; encoded by the coding sequence ATGATAAAAAAACTCATGGGCAGCATACGAGAGTATAAAAAAGACTCGATCCTCGCCCCAATATATGTCACTCTGGAAGTCGTCCTCGAAGTCCTCATCCCTTTTCTGATGTCGATGATCATCGACCGGGGCGTCGGCCAAGGGGATATGCCCTTCATCATCCGAATCGGATTGATTTTGATTGTCTCCACCCTATTCTCATTAAGTTTCGGGGTCCTGTCCGGTTTGCATGCGGCCAAAGCTTCAGCAGGATTCGCAAAAAATATCCGTAAGGACATGTACTACAATATCCAAGATTTTTCATTTTCGAATATTGATCAGTTTTCGACATCCAGTCTGATCACCCGTCTGACGACAGACATCACGAATGTCCAGAACTCTTACCAGATGATCATGCGAATCATGGTTCGGGCGCCACTTATGCTCGTATTCTCATTGCTGATGGCTCTGAGCATCAATAGTGAACTCGCGATGGTCTTCCTTGGCGCAATCCCTTTCCTTGGTATCGGTCTCTACCTGATCATGTCAAAAGCCTTCCCGATTTTCCAGAAGGTCTTCCGCACCTATGATAAGCTGAACCGTGTCGTACAGGAAAATCTTTATGGCATCAGGGTCGTCAAGTCCTTTGTGCGTGAAGAACACGAAACCGAAAAATTCAAATCGGTCTCCAAGAAAATCTACACTGATTTCACCAAGGCCGAAAAAATCTTGGCGTTCAACAGCCCTTTGATGCAGTTCACGATGTACGCGAGCATTTTGACGTTGTCCCTTTTGGGGGCACGCATGATCGTCTCCGGTTCGATGACGACAGGCCAACTGATGAGCTTGATCACGTACGCTTCCCAAATTCTGATGAGCCTGATGATGATTTCGATGGTCTTCGTCATGGTCACCATCTCCCGCGCTTCAGCAGAACGGATCGTCGAAGTGCTGAGCGAGGAAAGCGACCTGAAAAACGGCAGCGATCCAGTTATGGTCATCCCAGACGGATCGGTCAGTTTCGAGCAGGTGGATTTCAGTTACACCAACGATCCGCAGAAGCTCGCTTTGAAAAATGTCAGTTTTTCCGTCAAATCAGGGGAAACGGTGGGCATCATCGGCGGTACAGGCAGCGCCAAAACTTCTCTGGTCCACCTCATTCCGCGTCTTTATGATGCAACCGGTGGTACGGTGAAAGTCGGAGGTGTCGATGTTCGCGACTATGACATGCAGACATTGCGCGGCGAAGTCGCTATGGTGCTTCAAAAAAACATCCTGTTCTCAGGGACCATCAAAGACAATCTGCGGTGGGGCAATCCTGCCGCTACCGATGAAGAGCTGATGATTGCGGCCCGACAGGCTCAAGCCGACGAATTCATCCAGCGCCTTCCTGAAGGATACGACACTTACATAGAAGAAGGTGGCACGAACGTTTCCGGCGGGCAAAGACAACGGCTCTGCATCGCCCGCGCTTTGGTGAAGCAACCGAAAATCCTGATTCTCGATGATTCTACCAGCGCCGTGGATACCCGTACGGATTCTTTGATCCGGACTGCTTTCAAGGAAGAAATCCCTAACACAACCAAATTCATCATCGCACAGCGTATCTCTTCCGTGCAGGATGCCGACAAGATCATCGTGATGGAGAGCGGCAGCATCAATGGCATCGGAACGCATGACGAACTGCTGGCAACAAACACCATTTACCAAGAAGTATACTATTCACAAACGAAAGGGGGAAAAATTGCTGATGAAGCCTAA
- the pfkB gene encoding 1-phosphofructokinase — translation MIYTITLNPTIDYIVSVPHLSLGHSHHMDDELITPGGKGIMVSRVLKALGVPSIALGFRGGFTGEFVRDYLEELQIINQFIVIKERTRINLVLKSDQDTEISDYGPAATEEEVAVFMKCFEDISTQDFVVLSGSKLPSMPKDFYEQLIRSLHEEGVPFACDITKEELRNSLQYHPLVVKPNQKEVGELFGRTFATWQEVVPYGKQLVELGAQHAIVSLGGDGALLFTANEVIYAPPLSGEVANPVGSGDSMVAGFVGTFIRTEDPLEAFRVAVACGTATAFSPDIATADEIETQLARVVLEKIE, via the coding sequence ATGATTTATACGATCACTTTGAATCCAACCATCGATTATATCGTCTCCGTTCCGCATCTTAGTCTAGGGCATTCTCATCACATGGATGACGAACTGATCACTCCCGGCGGCAAAGGCATCATGGTGTCACGCGTTCTGAAAGCGCTCGGAGTCCCTTCGATCGCACTGGGATTCCGTGGCGGCTTCACCGGCGAATTTGTCCGTGATTACTTGGAAGAATTGCAGATCATCAATCAGTTCATCGTGATAAAAGAGCGCACGCGCATCAATTTGGTTTTGAAATCGGATCAGGATACGGAAATCAGCGATTACGGTCCTGCTGCGACCGAAGAGGAAGTCGCTGTTTTTATGAAATGCTTCGAAGACATCTCAACACAAGACTTCGTTGTTTTGTCGGGAAGCAAACTGCCATCCATGCCCAAGGATTTTTATGAACAGTTGATCCGCTCCTTGCATGAGGAAGGCGTGCCTTTTGCCTGCGACATCACGAAGGAGGAGCTGCGGAACAGCCTGCAATACCACCCCTTGGTCGTGAAGCCGAACCAGAAGGAAGTCGGCGAATTGTTCGGCCGTACTTTCGCCACTTGGCAGGAGGTTGTCCCTTACGGCAAGCAGTTGGTTGAGTTGGGTGCCCAGCATGCCATCGTTTCCCTCGGTGGCGACGGTGCGCTTCTGTTCACGGCGAATGAAGTCATTTATGCACCGCCGTTATCCGGTGAAGTCGCCAACCCGGTCGGCTCCGGGGATTCCATGGTGGCCGGGTTCGTCGGGACCTTTATCCGTACCGAGGACCCCTTGGAAGCTTTCCGGGTAGCCGTCGCTTGCGGGACTGCCACAGCCTTCTCACCGGATATCGCCACCGCCGATGAAATTGAAACGCAATTGGCCCGCGTTGTTTTGGAGAAAATCGAATAA
- a CDS encoding MarR family transcriptional regulator, which translates to MSNTDLLGFRIRSVWQQVKRLMNRHLTENDGYGLTGMQFAIVSFIAKESATRDVFQKDLEQKFDIRKSTVTGILNTMERDGLLLRETVPYDARLRKMMLTDKALQAKKNTEQVIDSVESQLSKGLTEEEITTFLSILEKISKNAES; encoded by the coding sequence ATGAGCAACACAGACCTGCTGGGATTCCGGATCAGATCGGTTTGGCAACAAGTTAAGCGCCTCATGAACAGGCACTTGACCGAAAATGATGGTTATGGCCTGACCGGTATGCAATTCGCGATTGTTTCCTTCATCGCCAAAGAATCAGCAACGCGGGACGTCTTCCAGAAAGACCTTGAGCAGAAATTCGACATACGCAAATCGACCGTCACAGGCATCCTGAATACGATGGAAAGGGATGGCTTGCTGTTGCGGGAGACCGTTCCTTATGATGCCAGACTGCGGAAAATGATGCTGACGGATAAGGCTTTGCAGGCAAAAAAAAATACGGAACAAGTGATTGATTCCGTGGAGAGCCAATTGTCCAAAGGTTTGACCGAAGAAGAAATCACCACCTTTTTGAGCATTCTTGAAAAAATTTCGAAGAATGCCGAGAGCTGA
- the trxA gene encoding thioredoxin yields the protein MSTQVTDTTWQSEVQEGLTLMDFWAPWCGPCRMLGPVLEEIEEEMANKVKIVKLNIDENQMTASQFGIMSIPTMVLFKDGQPVEKLTGYHPKDVLVDYLETKLA from the coding sequence ATGAGCACACAAGTAACAGATACAACATGGCAGAGTGAAGTACAAGAAGGTTTGACATTGATGGATTTTTGGGCGCCTTGGTGCGGCCCTTGCCGCATGCTCGGACCCGTTTTGGAAGAAATCGAAGAAGAGATGGCCAACAAAGTGAAAATCGTCAAGTTGAACATCGACGAGAACCAAATGACTGCATCACAGTTCGGCATCATGAGCATTCCGACAATGGTGTTGTTCAAAGATGGACAACCGGTGGAAAAACTGACCGGCTACCATCCGAAAGATGTTTTGGTCGATTACCTGGAAACAAAATTAGCGTAA
- the budA gene encoding acetolactate decarboxylase: MDESTLYQHQTLGDLMAGVFDGTLTFEELLKHGDIGIGTFHDFEGELILLDGIAYQAKADGSISEVDPSQTTPHAAVTFFQPDREYAIDRPMTLRKVRSDIVKRVRSRNVFSVVKITGHFEYMHTRAVPKQQKPYPRLIEATRVQPEFESYDMHGTAIGIYTPELFDGVAKGGFHCHFISEDCKFGGHILDYIVDNAKCEIQTIESITQHFAVQSDDFMDKEIDYHNLAEEMAEAEG, encoded by the coding sequence ATGGACGAAAGTACATTGTATCAGCATCAAACGCTGGGGGATCTGATGGCGGGGGTATTCGATGGGACACTGACATTCGAAGAACTATTGAAGCATGGGGACATCGGAATCGGGACTTTCCATGATTTTGAAGGGGAACTGATCCTGCTGGACGGCATCGCCTATCAAGCGAAGGCGGACGGCTCGATTTCGGAAGTCGATCCATCCCAGACAACGCCGCATGCTGCGGTGACTTTTTTTCAACCGGACCGAGAATACGCTATCGATCGGCCGATGACGCTGAGAAAAGTCAGGTCGGATATCGTCAAGCGCGTACGCAGCCGGAATGTTTTCTCCGTCGTCAAAATAACCGGGCATTTCGAATATATGCACACCCGGGCGGTGCCGAAGCAGCAGAAGCCGTATCCGCGCCTGATTGAAGCGACGCGCGTCCAGCCGGAATTCGAGTCCTACGACATGCACGGCACGGCAATCGGCATCTATACACCGGAGTTGTTTGACGGCGTAGCCAAGGGAGGCTTCCACTGCCATTTCATCAGCGAGGACTGCAAATTCGGGGGGCACATACTCGATTACATAGTGGACAACGCGAAATGCGAGATCCAAACCATCGAAAGCATCACGCAACATTTCGCTGTCCAATCGGATGATTTCATGGACAAAGAAATCGATTACCATAACTTGGCGGAAGAAATGGCTGAAGCAGAAGGCTGA